One part of the Malus sylvestris chromosome 2, drMalSylv7.2, whole genome shotgun sequence genome encodes these proteins:
- the LOC126613821 gene encoding uncharacterized protein LOC126613821 has protein sequence MGVVIIDGSTVRDFVSDEAQFKKSVDDQFAALDLNSDGVLSRSELRIAFESLRLIEAHFGIDVATPPEQLTQLYDSIFDKFDSDQSGTVDLEEFREEMKKIMLAIADGLGSSPIQMVLEDDDQNLLKKAADLETAKTSHSISSAGTGAAGL, from the coding sequence ATGGGAGTGGTGATAATCGACGGAAGCACTGTGAGGGACTTCGTGAGTGACGAGGCCCAGTTCAAGAAGAGCGTCGACGACCAGTTTGCCGCCCTCGACCTCAACAGCGACGGCGTCCTCTCCCGGTCGGAGCTTCGCATAGCCTTCGAGTCCCTCAGGCTCATCGAGGCCCACTTCGGCATCGATGTGGCCACCCCGCCGGAGCAGCTGACGCAGCTGTACGACTCCATATTCGACAAGTTCGACAGCGACCAGAGTGGGACGGTGGATCTGGAAGAGTTCAGGGAGGAGATGAAGAAGATTATGCTGGCCATCGCCGACGGGCTGGGCTCCTCCCCCATCCAGATGGTTCTGGAGGACGACGACCAGAACTTGCTCAAGAAAGCTGCAGATCTGGAGACTGCCAAGACCTCTCACTCAATCTCCTCCGCCGGCACTGGCGCTGCTGGCTTGTAG
- the LOC126583322 gene encoding AAA-ATPase At4g30250-like, producing the protein MLSQLWSLLGLLTVLQNVLPSQLLSLLHSLYESLQDMLTPYSYFDVPEFNGYCGVHLNHLYRHVNLYLNSLVNANASASSATSSSSSFNSRLTLSRSNSSNRISFTVAPNHSVHDSFRGLTLSWTHHVDTVQDSLEEKRSFVLKLPKRHRHALLQPYLHHLTARAEEFERISRERRLFTNNGHASYDSGWVSVPFRHPSTFKTLALEPQLKNQLTGDLTAFAEGKEFYHRMGRAWKRGYLLYGPPGSGKSSLIAAMANYLCYDVYDLELTKVSDNSELRALLIQTTNRSIVVIEDIDCSLDLTADRQQQIISNSTSKARLRSSRKQAQQKQDNDEQNGGGRVTLSGLLNFTDGLWSCCGDERIIVFTTNHRDNVDPALLRCGRMDVHVSLGTCGPLAFRQLAKNYLGLDAHPLFEAADGCVRSGGVLTPAQVGEILLRNRGDADVAMKEVVLAMQARINLGVGGGSRDQLAEPYSSCDDQTVRMRSSSPESVLVGVGGGSPENWVTSSPRGMGRKKKAAAGAEAEGDQSSQRMKMKLLVRLRSLTKSDSGKRGV; encoded by the coding sequence ATGTTGTCACAGCTGTGGTCGTTGCTGGGGCTGCTGACAGTCCTCCAGAATGTGCTGCCTTCCCAGCTGCTCTCCCTCCTCCACTCCCTATACGAGTCCCTCCAAGACATGCTCACCCCCTACTCCTACTTCGACGTCCCCGAGTTCAACGGCTACTGCGGCGTCCACCTCAATCACCTCTACCGCCACGTCAACCTCTACCTCAACTCCCTCGTCAACGCCAACGCCTCTGCCAGTTCtgccacctcctcctcctcctcattcaATTCCCGCCTCACCCTCTCCCGCTCCAACTCTTCCAACCGCATCTCCTTCACCGTCGCCCCCAACCACTCCGTCCACGACTCCTTCCGCGGCCTCACCCTCTCCTGGACCCACCACGTCGACACCGTCCAAGACTCCCTTGAAGAGAAGCGCTCCTTCGTCCTCAAGCTCCCCAAGCGCCACCGCCACGCCCTCCTCCAGCCTTACCTCCACCATCTCACCGCACGTGCCGAGGAATTCGAGCGTATCTCTCGTGAGAGGCGGCTCTTCACCAACAACGGCCACGCCTCCTACGACTCCGGCTGGGTCTCCGTCCCCTTCCGTCACCCCTCCACCTTCAAAACCCTCGCTCTTGAACCCCAACTCAAGAACCAGCTTACCGGAGACCTCACGGCGTTTGCCGAGGGCAAAGAGTTTTACCACAGGATGGGACGCGCGTGGAAGCGGGGTTACCTTCTGTACGGCCCTCCCGGTTCAGGCAAGTCGAGCTTAATTGCTGCCATGGCCAACTACCTGTGCTATGACGTCTACGACCTCGAGCTCACCAAGGTTTCTGACAACTCGGAGCTGCGAGCTCTGCTCATACAGACCACCAACCGCTCCATCGTAGTCATAGAAGACATAGACTGCTCCCTCGATCTGACGGCTGACAGGCAGCAGCAAATCATCTCCAATTCAACTTCCAAGGCTAGACTGAGATCATCGAGGAAGCAGGCTCAGCAGAAGCAGGACAACGACGAGCAAAACGGCGGAGGGAGAGTGACGCTGTCGGGGTTGCTCAACTTCACGGACGGCCTCTGGTCTTGTTGCGGAGATGAACGCATCATAGTGTTCACCACCAACCACAGGGACAATGTGGACCCGGCGCTGCTGCGCTGCGGACGCATGGACGTCCACGTCAGCCTCGGCACCTGCGGTCCCCTCGCCTTCCGGCAGCTGGCAAAGAACTACTTGGGGCTCGATGCCCACCCTCTCTTCGAAGCAGCGGACGGGTGCGTGAGGTCGGGCGGGGTACTCACGCCGGCCCAGGTAGGAGAGATTCTGCTAAGGAACAGAGGGGATGCTGACGTGGCAATGAAGGAGGTGGTGTTGGCGATGCAGGCCAGAATCAACTTGGGTGTTGGTGGGGGAAGCCGAGATCAACTAGCGGAGCCTTACTCATCGTGCGATGATCAGACGGTGAGGATGAGGTCATCGTCACCGGAGAGCGTGCTGGTGGGAGTGGGTGGTGGGTCACCGGAAAATTGGGTGACGTCGTCACCCCGGGGGatggggaggaagaagaaggcggcTGCTGGGGCTGAAGCTGAAGGGGATCAGAGCAGCCAGAGGATGAAGATGAAATTGTTagtgaggcttaggtctttgacCAAGTCCGACTCCGGAAAGAGGGGAGTCTGA